A single window of Flavobacterium aestivum DNA harbors:
- a CDS encoding glycosyltransferase family 4 protein, with the protein MHIAFLTPEYPHERILYAAGIGTSIKNLVVALIKKGIQVSVFVYGQDEDVVFLEEGVKIHLIKNQKYKGFGWYFHRKYIQNYLNKYIVSDTIDLVEAPDWTGITAFMNLKVPVVIRFHGSDTYFCHLEGRKQKLKNFWFEKWAINKAKAFIAPTYFAGELSMKLFGIKDKTIQTIHHGLELDQFQNMNPSVYEKGLILYIGTIIRKKGVLELPAIFKRVRDKFPDAQLVLIGSDSFDVQTNSKSTWELVQHEFDKEDLNHISYLGKIPYQEVKEYLKKAHVCIFPTFAETLGMVTIESMALQKSVVNSSIGWAQELIVDGESGYLVSPKDHDRFADKIVGLLQDDFLCSIIGKAARIKVDTVFNIEKIVGQNVDFYKSIID; encoded by the coding sequence ATGCACATTGCTTTTTTAACTCCAGAATATCCACATGAGCGCATACTATATGCAGCAGGAATCGGTACGAGTATCAAGAACCTAGTTGTGGCTTTGATTAAAAAAGGAATACAGGTTTCAGTTTTTGTTTATGGACAAGATGAAGATGTAGTTTTTCTAGAAGAAGGGGTGAAAATACATTTGATAAAAAATCAAAAGTATAAGGGGTTTGGCTGGTATTTTCATCGAAAATATATTCAAAACTATCTGAATAAATACATTGTTTCTGATACAATAGATTTGGTTGAAGCACCCGATTGGACAGGAATAACAGCATTTATGAATTTAAAAGTACCGGTTGTAATTCGTTTCCATGGAAGTGATACTTATTTTTGTCATTTGGAAGGAAGAAAACAAAAGCTTAAGAATTTTTGGTTTGAAAAATGGGCAATTAATAAAGCTAAGGCTTTTATTGCGCCAACTTATTTTGCAGGAGAACTGTCAATGAAGCTTTTTGGAATAAAAGACAAAACAATTCAAACCATACATCATGGGTTAGAACTAGATCAATTTCAAAATATGAACCCTTCGGTTTATGAGAAAGGGTTAATTTTATATATCGGCACTATTATTCGGAAAAAAGGAGTGCTTGAATTGCCTGCTATTTTTAAGAGAGTTAGGGACAAATTTCCTGATGCACAATTGGTTTTAATAGGAAGTGACTCTTTTGATGTACAAACCAACTCTAAATCGACTTGGGAATTAGTGCAACATGAATTTGATAAAGAAGATTTAAACCACATTTCTTATTTAGGGAAAATCCCATATCAAGAAGTAAAAGAATATTTGAAGAAAGCACATGTTTGTATTTTTCCAACTTTCGCAGAGACTTTAGGAATGGTAACGATTGAATCCATGGCGTTGCAAAAATCAGTTGTGAATAGCAGCATTGGTTGGGCTCAAGAATTAATTGTTGATGGTGAAAGTGGTTATTTGGTTTCCCCAAAAGATCATGATAGGTTTGCCGATAAAATAGTAGGATTGTTGCAAGACGATTTTTTATGTTCTATTATCGGAAAAGCAGCAAGAATAAAAGTTGACACTGTTTTTAATATTGAAAAAATAGTTGGGCAAAATGTAGATTTTTATAAATCAATAATAGACTAA